One stretch of Calonectris borealis chromosome 5, bCalBor7.hap1.2, whole genome shotgun sequence DNA includes these proteins:
- the DGLUCY gene encoding D-glutamate cyclase, mitochondrial isoform X2, translating into MILTGGLKSVLPHVLRRIIRCNKLSISSTSGMAEGYKQANVVILHKSLADDFEKFCHANDGPLPLLYRSKPGEWACPLSSDSDIRTDCLQYRIYEHGAYTGSLKSLKDYSEQLKDMVTFYLGCSFSFEKAVQNAGIPIRNVEQKCNVSMYKTAVPCYSVSPFRCNLVVTMRPVPASRLEAAVLATSGLKAAHGAPIHMGDPGLLGIQDLSKPDYGDPVHLHAGDIPVYWACGVTGVEAVINCRAPLAFTHSPGCMFITDLKNDSVTVRSSREVPQVHCISQDPLRYSIVSAEAAQKIRTLEALIGIDPGDRGIIHLHRQDELLKACLSISHARSVLITTGFPTHFAYEPPEENDGPPGALAIAAILQALEKEVAIVTDQRAMNLNKKIIEEAVQLGILKRPVPLLSYQRESADSALMFLCENRNPGRPRFDHLIAIERAGMAADGNYYNARKVNIKHLIDPIDELFLAAQTIPGVTTTGVGDGGNELGMGKVKDAVKKHIKNGDVIACDIEADFTIVAGVSNWGGYAIACALYILSTCEIHDRYLRKAVGFPQLSKKMVWLSALPSVTKEEKLLKTLLRHGVRSGKTASLEMEVDGLPFYNTHSLMIEKLLQEAQQ; encoded by the exons GCTATAAACAGGCCAACGTCGTGATTTTGCACAAGTCCCTGGCTGATGACTTTGAGAAGTTTTGCCATGCAAATGATGGACCCCTGCCACTGCTGTACAGAAGTAAACCAGGTGAATGGGCATGTCCTCTCAGCAGTGATTCTGATATCAG AACTGACTGCCTACAGTACAGAATATATGAGCACGGAGCTTATACTGGATCACTGAAGAGCCTAAAGGACTATTCTGAACAACTTAAGGACATGGTGACTTTTTATTTAGGCTGcagcttctcttttgaaaaagcagTCCAAAATGCTGGCATTCCCATAAGAAATGTTGAGCAAAAATGTAATGTAAGCATGTATAAG ACAGCTGTGCCTTGCTACAGTGTTTCTCCTTTTCGCTGCAACTTAGTAGTCACAATGAGACCTGTTCCTGCAAGCAGGTTGGAAGCAGCTGTGCTGGCAACATCGGGATTAAAAGCAGCCCATGGAGCCCCAATTCACATGGGTGACCCTG GTCTGCTGGGAATACAAGATCTTTCCAAACCAGATTATGGAGATCCAGTTCACCTTCACGCTGGTGATATTCCAGTGTATTGGGCCTGTGGAGTTACAGGAGTAGAAGCAGTCATCAACTGCA GAGCTCCATTAGCTTTTACTCATTCTCCTGGCTGCATGTTCATTACCGACCTAAAGAATGACAGTGTCACAGTCAGATCGTCAAGAGAAGTCCCACAAGTCCATTGCATTTCTCAAGATCCTCTGCGTTATAGTATTGTGTCAGCAGAAGCAGCCCAAAAGATAAGGACTCTAGAGGCCCTAATTGGAATAGATCCAG GAGACCGGGGTATAATTCATCTGCACCGCCAGGACGAGCTGCTGAAGGCTTGCCTGTCCATTTCCCATGCTCGGTCGGTGCTGATAACAACGGGATTTCCTACCCACTTCGCTTATGAGCCACCAGAAGAGAACGACGGGCCCCCAGGAGCCCTTGCTATTGCAGCTATATTGCAGGCCTTGGAGAAAGAGGTTGCCATAGTAACAGATCAGAGAGCCATGAATCTGAATAAAAAGATTATTGAAGAGGCTGTTCAGCTAG gAATCCTGAAGAGACCTGTCCCTCTATTGAGTTATCAAAGGGAAAGTGCTGATTCAGCTTTAATGTTTTTGTGTGAAAATAGGAATCCTGGAAGACCTAG ATTTGATCACCTGATAGCGATAGAGCGTGCTGGGATGGCTGCTGATGGCAATTATTACAATGCCAGGAAAGTTAACATTAAACATCTGATAGATCCCATAGATGAACTGTTTTTAGCTGCACAAACCATTCCAGGAGTCACAACAACAG GTGTCGGAGATGGAGGAAATGAATTAGGAATGGGCAAAGTAAAAGATGCTGTAAAGAAGCACATAAAAAATGGAGATGTTATAGCTTGTGACATTGAAGCTGATTTTACTATTGTAGCTG GGGTCTCTAACTGGGGAGGCTATGCCATCGCTTGCGCTCTATATATTCTTAGCACTTGTGAAATACATGACCGCTATCTGAGGAAGGCTGTTGGGTTTCCACAGTTATCGAAGAAGATGGTCTGGCTATCGGCACTTCCATCGGTTACCAAG gaagaaaagcttctgaaaacACTTCTGCGGCACGGGGTCCGCAGTGGAAAAACTGCCAGTCTAGAAATGGAAGTGGATGGGCTGCCCTTCTACAACACCCATTCGCTTATGATTGAAAAGCTGCTGCAAGAAGCACAGCAGTGA
- the GPR68 gene encoding G-protein coupled receptor 68: protein MVNFTENVTEKCTINHDIHQTLSPVVYIFVFILGLPANCLSLYYGYLQIKAKNELGIYLCNLTVADLLYIFSLPFWLQYVLQHDNWTYNELLCKICGILLYENIYISVGFLCCISIDRYLAVVYPFRFQQFRTMKAAVIVSIVIWIKEIMTCHFVFMHGEISMDAESHMVCFEHYPIKEWEHNVNYYRSSAGFLFPFFLLAFSYCGILRVVHKSHGTQKKKKIQIKRLVSSTVLIFLVCFGPYHILLVVRSLLENNCSFAEKIFNVYHVSLLLTTFNCVADPVLYCFSSESTYQNFAKMRDSCLTCLGCLRTETKESYPLNAPETAYRPQHDQQPRLLQKSHDGTGMKDSSTTNMGSL, encoded by the coding sequence ATGGTGAATTTCACAGAGAATGTGACTGAGAAGTGCACTATTAATCATGATATCCACCAGACATTATCCCCTGTGGTatacatatttgtatttatattaggCTTGCCGGCTAATTGCCTGTCACTGTACTATGGGTATTTACAGATCAAGGCTAAAAATGAACTGGGTATCTACCTTTGCAATTTGACTGTAGCAGACCTGCTCTacatattttctttgcctttttggcTTCAGTATGTTTTACAGCATGACAACTGGACCTACAATGAGCTGCTGTGCAAAATTTGTGGCATCCTCTTGTATGAGAATATCTACATCAGCGTGGGCTTCCTCTGCTGCATCTCCATTGACCGCTATCTCGCAGTAGTGTACCCATTTCGGTTTCAACAGTTTCGGACAATGAAGGCTGCTGTGATTGTGAGCATCGTTATCTGGATCAAAGAAATAATGACATGCCACTTCGTCTTTATGCACGGGGAGATCAGCATGGATGCCGAGAGCCACATGGTATGCTTTGAGCATTACCCCATCAAAGAATGGGAGCACAATGTCAATTACTACCGCTCCTCTGCCggtttccttttccccttctttctgctGGCCTTCTCTTACTGTGGCATTTTACGAGTTGTCCACAAGAGTCATGGCActcaaaagaagaagaaaatccaaattaaaCGACTGGTTTCAAGCAccgttttaatttttttagtttgctttggaCCATATCACATCCTGCTTGTGGTTCGCAGCTTGTTGGAGAACAACTGCTCATTTGctgagaaaatatttaatgtttaccATGTTTCTCTCCTGTTGACTACTTTTAACTGCGTTGCTGATCCAGTATTGTACTGTTTTTCCAGTGAAAGCACTTACCAGAACTTTGCCAAGATGCGAGACTCTTGTTTAACATGTTTAGGGTGTCTGAGGACTGAGACGAAGGAATCCTATCCGCTGAACGCTCCAGAAACTGCCTACAGGCCACAGCATGACCAACAGCCAAGGTTATTACAAAAATCACATGATGGTACTGGAATGAAGGACTCCTCCACAACTAACATGGGCAGCCTATAG